GGAAGCCGTTCTCGCTCATGCCGCCCCCTCGAGCGTGCGGATCAGGTCGCGCAGCTCCGCCGCGCGCTCGAAGTCCTCGGACTGCACGGCCCGATCGAGCTTGCGCCGCAGCCCTGCCAGCCGCTCCTGCTGTTCCGCATGCGAGGGATCGGGCGGCAGGTAGACCTTGCCGACGTGCTGCGTGCCGCCATGGAGCCGGCGCAGGAGGCCGCCCAGGTGCGCATCGAACGTGACGTAGCAGTGAGAGCAGCCGAGACGGCCCGTCTTCTTGAAGTCGTCGAGCGTGAGGCCGCAGAACGCGCAGGGGCCGCTGCTCGGCGATTCCGGCCCGGAACGGCCCATCTGGGCGAGGAAGTCGGTGAGCGGGAAGCTGCCCGCGTTGACGCCCGGCTGCAGGCCCTTGTCCGCGGCGCACTGCTCGCAGAGGTGCAGGGTCTGCATCTCGTTCTTCTCGATCTGCGTGTAATGGATGCTGGCGTCGCGTTCGCCGCAGTTTTCACACAGCATGGTCAATCCGCGCGTGTAACATTCGACAGTCTGGTATCCCTGACCTCGAGTATCCGGTCCGTGCGTGCGGCGAGCTCGCGGTTGTGCGTTGCGAGTACGAGCGCGACGCCGTGCTCCTCGCGCAGCTGGAAGAACAGGTCGTGCAGCTGCGCGCTGGTGTGAGTGTCCAGGTTACCGCTCGGCTCATCCGCCAGCAGCAGCGCCGGCCGGTTCGCCAGCGCACGGGCGACGGCCACACGCTGCTGCTCACCACCGGAGAGCTCCGAGGACTTGTGACTCGACCTGGCTCTCAGTCCCACCTGCGTCAGCAGCTCCAGGGCACGGTGCGATGCCTCGCGGCGCGCTGTACCGGCGATCAGCAGCGGCATCATCACATTCTCGAGCGCCGTGAACTCGCGCAACAGGTGGTGGAACTGAAACACGAAGCCGATCCGGCTGTTCCGGACCGCGGCGAGCTGACGTGCCGTCAGGTCCGACACGTCCTGCCCCTCCAGCAGCACGACTCCGGATGTGGGCTGGTCGAGCAATCCCAGCAGGTGCAGCAGCGTCGACTTGCCAGCGCCGCTCGCCCCGACGATCCCGA
This region of Longimicrobiales bacterium genomic DNA includes:
- a CDS encoding UvrB/UvrC motif-containing protein gives rise to the protein MLCENCGERDASIHYTQIEKNEMQTLHLCEQCAADKGLQPGVNAGSFPLTDFLAQMGRSGPESPSSGPCAFCGLTLDDFKKTGRLGCSHCYVTFDAHLGGLLRRLHGGTQHVGKVYLPPDPSHAEQQERLAGLRRKLDRAVQSEDFERAAELRDLIRTLEGAA
- a CDS encoding ABC transporter ATP-binding protein; translation: MEQRAVLEGSALRKVYREEDGSELTILDGVEIQVRAGEAIGIVGASGAGKSTLLHLLGLLDQPTSGVVLLEGQDVSDLTARQLAAVRNSRIGFVFQFHHLLREFTALENVMMPLLIAGTARREASHRALELLTQVGLRARSSHKSSELSGGEQQRVAVARALANRPALLLADEPSGNLDTHTSAQLHDLFFQLREEHGVALVLATHNRELAARTDRILEVRDTRLSNVTRAD